The Punica granatum isolate Tunisia-2019 chromosome 4, ASM765513v2, whole genome shotgun sequence genome has a window encoding:
- the LOC116204232 gene encoding extensin-like, with translation MEDPTNKGEESTKKAPAAPSSSSGRRAKEVSVNAVNTAHQVPQQYSVNLTTAPTTAPTYFPPPPHHQLLSIYYSAPPVPPPTTSQSYDHFALGPAQPSQPRPPVSRTPPPAQQNPTSQGQQAGGAPSRPRKQYSPLPAPLSHIYRQLLTGNQIQPISPGPNFDPSIQDQSKRCEYHQGAPGHTLDNCWRLRDEIQRRIDNNRLTFNAVRPPNVQANPLPDHRPSSGPSINMISIRVSERDEEAQENPPPFVINYTPEELTVGFMGHVASPAPFVVDVPAREPYSDSKVP, from the coding sequence atggaggaccccaccaacAAAGGAGAGGAGTCAACAAAGAAGGCTCCCGCGGCGCCGTCGTCTTCCAGCGGGAGGAGAGCGAAAGAAGTTTCGGTCAACGCCGTTAATACGGCACATCAGGTGCCACAACAATATTCGGTGAATCTCACGACCGCACCGACCACCGCTCCTACCTACTTTCCTCCGCCTCCACATCACCAACTTCTGTCGATCTACTATTCAGCCCCACCGGTCCCACCGCCGACGACCTCACAGTCATACGACCACTTTGCGCTTGGCCCCGCTCAGCCCTCTCAACCCAGGCCCCCGGTGTCGAGAACTCCTCCACCGGCGCAACAGAATCCCACTTCGCAGGGTCAACAGGCCGGCGGTGCGCCAAGCCGACCCCGCAAACAATACTCGCCGCTCcctgctcctctctctcacatatatcgGCAACTCTTGACGGGAAATCAAATTCAGCCGATATCCCCGGGTCCGAACTTCGACCCGTCCATCCAAGATCAATCCAAGCGCTGCGAATATCATCAAGGCGCGCCGGGGCACACtctcgacaattgttggaggcTGAGGGATGAAATTCAGAGGAGGATCGACAACAACCGACTCACTTTCAATGCTGTCAGACCCCCAAATGTGCAGGCCAACCCCCTCCCGGACCATAGGCCGAGCTCGGGGccatccatcaacatgatctccATACGCGTCTCGGAGAGGGACGAAGAAGCGCAGGAGAATCCCCCTCCCTTCGTGATCAATTACACTCCCGAAGAACTCACGGTCGGGTTCATGGGACACGTGGCCTCGCCGGCCCCATTCGTCGTTGACGTCCCCGCTCGGGAGCCATACTCAGATAGCAAGGTCCCCTAG